A genomic region of Friedmanniella luteola contains the following coding sequences:
- a CDS encoding sigma-70 family RNA polymerase sigma factor → MRYRTTSRLRPGGPGAHGVLFCRLGVEPEVRPLSTLLTRPRQADDDLVEASLVDLLAASGAGDEQAFRVFYGRTRGHVRVLVHSLVRSPETTADVVQDVYAAAWQNAARYDPARGAVLAWLGTLARRKAIDRIRQLTRQASRDLAHARQHASDEPVDEVWEGVLRRVEAVRVLAALETLTPGKREVLRMTYLEGCTAVQIAERLGLPVGTVKTRRRDGLLMLRTLLQGA, encoded by the coding sequence GTGCGCTACAGAACGACGTCCCGGCTCCGGCCGGGAGGTCCGGGGGCGCACGGTGTCCTGTTCTGCCGGCTCGGGGTCGAACCGGAGGTACGACCCCTGAGCACGTTGCTGACCCGTCCGCGGCAGGCCGACGACGACCTGGTCGAGGCCTCCCTGGTCGACCTCCTGGCCGCCTCCGGGGCCGGGGACGAGCAGGCGTTCCGGGTGTTCTACGGACGCACCCGCGGGCACGTCCGGGTCCTCGTCCACAGCCTGGTGCGGTCACCCGAGACCACGGCGGACGTGGTCCAGGACGTCTACGCCGCCGCCTGGCAGAACGCGGCCCGCTACGACCCGGCTCGGGGCGCCGTGCTGGCCTGGCTCGGCACGCTGGCCCGGCGCAAGGCGATCGACCGGATCCGCCAGCTCACCCGGCAGGCGAGCCGCGACCTCGCGCACGCCCGGCAGCACGCGTCGGACGAGCCGGTCGACGAGGTGTGGGAGGGGGTGCTGCGCCGCGTCGAGGCCGTCCGGGTGCTCGCGGCCCTCGAGACGCTGACGCCGGGCAAGCGCGAGGTGCTGCGGATGACCTACCTCGAGGGCTGCACGGCGGTGCAGATCGCGGAGCGGCTCGGCCTGCCGGTCGGCACGGTGAAGACCCGGCGGCGCGACGGCCTGCTGATGCTGAGGAC